In Camelus bactrianus isolate YW-2024 breed Bactrian camel chromosome 10, ASM4877302v1, whole genome shotgun sequence, a genomic segment contains:
- the TRAF6 gene encoding TNF receptor-associated factor 6, producing MSLLHCENSCGSSQSESDCCAAMAAGSCSAAAKEDSVSGTASTGNLSSSFMEEIQGYDVEFDPPLESKYECPICLMALREAVQTPCGHRFCKACIIKSIRDAGHKCPVDNEILLENQLFPDNFAKREILSLTVKCPNEGCLHKMELRHLEDHQAHCEFALMNCPQCQCSFQKCQLNFHILEECPRRQVSCVNCAVSMAYEDKEIHDQNCPLANVICEYCNTMLIREQIPNHYDLDCPTAPVPCTFSTFGCHEKMQRNHLARHLQENTQSHMRMLAQAVQKLSLAEAPVPQREMLPYESPFVSRVSSGCHSEVQNFQETIQQLEGRLVRQDHQIRELTAKMETQSMYVNELKRTIRTLEDKVAEIEAQQCNGIYIWKIGNFGMHLKSQEEEKPVVIHSPGFYTGKPGYKLCMRLHLQLPTAQRCANYISLFVHTMQGEYDSHLPWPFQGTIRLTILDQSEAPIRQNHEEIMDAKPELLAFQRPTIPRNPKGFGYVTFMHLEALRQRTFIKDDTLLVRCEVSTRFDMGSLRREGFQPRSTDSGM from the exons ATGAGTCTGCTACACTGTGAAAACAGCTGTGGGTCCAGCCAGTCTGAGAGCGACTGCTGTGCAGCCATGGCGGCTGGCTCCTGCAGTGCTGCGGCCAAGGAGGACAGTGTGAGCGGAACCGCCAGCACTGGGAATCTCTCCAGCTCTTTTATGGAGGAGATCCAGGGATATGACGTGGAATTTGACCCGCCCCTGGAAAGCAAGTATGAATGCCCCATCTGTTTGATGGCGTTACGAGAAGCAGTGCAAACACCATGCGGCCACAGGTTCTGCAAAGCCTGCATCATCAAATCAATAAG ggATGCAGGTCACAAATGTCCAGTAGACAATGAAATACTGCTGGAAAATCAACTGTTTCCTGACAATTTTGCGAAACGAGAGATTCTTTCTCTGACGGTGAAGTGTCCAAATGAAGGTTGTTTGCACAAGATGGAACTGAGGCATCTTGAG GATCATCAAGCACATTGTGAGTTTGCTCTTATGAATTGTCCCCAGTGCCAGTGTTCCTTCCAAAAATGCCaacttaattttcatattctcgAGGAGTGTCCAAGGAGACAGGTTTCCTGTGTAAACTGTGCTGTATCGATGGCATATGAAGATAAGGAG ATTCATGACCAGAACTGTCCTTTGGCaaatgtcatctgtgaatactGCAATACCATGCTCATCAGAGAACAG ATTCCTAATCATTATGATCTAGATTGTCCTACAGCCCCAGTTCCATGCACATTCAGTACTTTTGGTTGCCATGAAAAG ATGCAGAGGAACCACTTGGCACGCCACTTGCAGGAGAACACTCAGTCACACATGAGAATGTTGGCCCAGGCTGTTCAGAAATTAAGCCTTGCAGAAGCTCCCGTACCTCAGCGTGAAATGCTTCCATATGAGTCTCCCTTTGTGTCCCGGGTTTCCTCTGGGTGTCACTCAGAGGTCCAGAATTTCCAAGAAACTATTCAACAGTTAGAGGGTCGTCTTGTAAGACAAGATCATCAAATCCGGGAGCTGACTGCGAAAATGGAAACCCAGAGCATGTATGTAAATGAGCTCAAACGAACCATCCGAACCCTTGAGGACAAAGTTGCTGAAATAGAAGCACAGCAGTGCAATGGGATTTACATCTGGAAGATTGGCAACTTTGGGATGCACTTGAAATCTCAAGAAGAGGAGAAACCTGTTGTCATTCACAGCCCTGGATTCTACACTGGCAAACCCGGGTACAAACTCTGCATGCGCCTGCACCTGCAGCTGCCAACTGCTCAGCGCTGTGCCAACTACATATCCCTCTTTGTCCACACGATGCAGGGGGAGTATGACAGCCACCTCCCTTGGCCCTTCCAGGGGACGATACGGCTCACGATTCTTGATCAGTCCGAAGCTCCTATAAGGCAGAACCATGAAGAGATCATGGATGCCAAACCAGAGCTGCTTGCCTTCCAGAGACCCACAATCCCACGGAACCCAAAAGGTTTTGGCTATGTGACTTTCATGCATCTGGAAGCCCTGAGACAAAGAACCTTCATCAAGGATGACACTTTATTAGTACGCTGTGAGGTCTCTACCCGCTTCGACATGGGTAGTCTTCGGAGGGAGGGTTTTCAGCCACGAAGCACTGACTCGGGGATGTAG